CTGACGTGAGAGGTATTCACGTCAGGCTACGGAGGTGGGCGCCACGTCCAGGGCGGCACAGACCGGACCCCGGCGCCGGGCCGGGCGACGACGGGCGCCCCGCTGGGCGCGGATCCTACTCGGCGCCGGGCTCGTCCTGGTCCTGCTCGCCGGGGTCGCGGTCGTCGGGCTGCGCCTGCTCGGCGACCGGTACGAACGGACGGTGCTCCGGGAGCAGCTGCTCGACCCGACCGCCCGGCTCGACGGCACCAGCCTCGACGGCCCGCTGAACTACCTGCTCGTCGGCTCCGACCGGCGACCCGGCGACGACAACCCCGCGCAGCGCTCGGACAGCATCCTCATCGTGCACGTGCCGGCCGGGCTGCGCCAGGCGTACCTGATCTCCGTACCCCGGGATCTGCTGGTCACGATCCCACCCGGCGGCGGCTTCACCGGTGGGGAAGACAAGATCAATGCCGCGTACGAACACGGCGGCGGCGGTCAACCGGGTGCCCGGCTGCTGTCGGC
Above is a window of Micromonospora yangpuensis DNA encoding:
- a CDS encoding LCP family protein; protein product: MVLLAGVAVVGLRLLGDRYERTVLREQLLDPTARLDGTSLDGPLNYLLVGSDRRPGDDNPAQRSDSILIVHVPAGLRQAYLISVPRDLLVTIPPGGGFTGGEDKINAAYEHGGGGQPGARLLSATLTRLTGLRFDGAALIDFAGFRTVIDLLGGVRMCVDTEVRSIHTGTVFRPGCQQMDGRQALDYVRQRYDLPRGDYDRQHHQQQLLRAMLERAGQTDLRR